From the genome of Helicobacter pylori, one region includes:
- the cheW gene encoding chemotaxis protein CheW, producing MSNQLKDLFERQKEANAGSKQEDNEEILQFIGFIIGDEEYAIPILNILEIVKPIGYTRVPETPNYVLGVFNLRGNVFPLISLRLKFGLKAEKQNKDTRYLVVRHNDQIAGFFIDRLTEAIRIKQTDIDPVPETLSDNNNLTYGIGKQNDRLVTILRVEEILKKDF from the coding sequence ATGAGCAACCAATTAAAAGATTTATTTGAAAGGCAAAAAGAAGCTAATGCCGGTTCTAAACAAGAAGATAATGAAGAAATTTTGCAATTCATTGGCTTTATTATTGGCGATGAAGAATACGCCATTCCTATTTTGAATATTTTAGAGATCGTCAAACCCATTGGTTATACGCGAGTCCCTGAGACCCCAAATTATGTGCTTGGCGTGTTCAATTTAAGGGGTAATGTCTTCCCTTTGATCAGTTTGCGTTTAAAATTTGGCTTGAAAGCTGAAAAACAAAACAAAGACACTCGTTATTTGGTGGTGCGCCATAACGATCAGATCGCTGGGTTTTTCATTGATCGCCTAACCGAAGCCATTCGCATCAAGCAAACGGATATTGATCCGGTGCCAGAGACTTTGAGCGATAACAATAATTTAACTTATGGTATTGGGAAGCAAAACGACAGACTCGTAACCATTTTAAGAGTGGAAGAAATCTTAAAGAAAGACTTTTAA
- the sodB gene encoding superoxide dismutase [Fe] produces the protein MFALRELPFAKDSMGDFLSPVAFDFHHGKHHQTYVNNLNNLIKGTDFEKSSLFAILTKSSGGVFNNAAQIYNHDFYWDCLSPKAIALSDELKGALEKDFGSLEKFKEDFIKSATTLFGSGWNWAAYNLDTQKIEIIQTSNAQTPVTDKKVPLLVVDVWEHAYYIDHKNARPVYLEKFYEHINWHFVSQCYEWAKKEGLGSVDYYINELVHKKA, from the coding sequence ATGTTTGCATTACGAGAGTTGCCTTTTGCTAAAGACAGCATGGGAGATTTTTTAAGCCCTGTAGCGTTTGATTTCCACCATGGGAAACACCATCAAACTTATGTGAATAATTTGAACAATCTCATCAAAGGCACGGATTTTGAGAAAAGTTCTTTGTTTGCTATTTTGACGAAGTCTAGCGGAGGCGTGTTTAATAACGCCGCTCAAATTTATAACCACGATTTTTATTGGGATTGCCTAAGCCCAAAAGCAATTGCCTTAAGTGATGAGTTGAAAGGGGCTTTAGAAAAAGATTTTGGCTCATTGGAAAAATTTAAAGAAGACTTCATTAAGAGTGCAACCACTTTATTTGGCTCTGGTTGGAATTGGGCAGCGTATAATTTAGACACTCAAAAAATTGAAATCATTCAAACGAGCAACGCTCAAACCCCAGTTACGGATAAAAAAGTGCCGCTTTTAGTGGTGGATGTGTGGGAGCATGCTTATTACATTGACCATAAAAACGCACGCCCTGTGTATTTGGAAAAATTCTACGAGCATATTAATTGGCATTTTGTTTCTCAATGCTATGAGTGGGCGAAAAAAGAAGGCTTAGGATCAGTGGATTACTACATCAATGAGTTGGTGCATAAAAAAGCCTAA
- a CDS encoding primosomal protein N': MFYHLIAPLKNKTPPLTYFSKERHQKGALVNIHLRDKTLLGVVLEEVSKPSFECLELEKTPYFLLPFQIELAAFIAQYYSANLSSVLNLFTPFKECDLVGLEKIEPVLNALSQTQTNALKELQKHSASLLFGDTGSGKTEIYMHSIAQTLEQKKSALLLVPEIALTPQMQQRLKRVFKENLGLWHSKLSQTQKKQFLEKLYSQEIKLVVGTRSALFLPLKELGLIIVDEEHDFSYKSHQSPMYNARDLCLYLSHKFPIQVILGSATPSLNSYKRFKDKALVRLKGRYTPTQKNIIFEKTERFITPKLLEALKQVIDKNEQAIIFVPTRANFKTLLCQNCYKSVQCPFCSVNMSLHLKTNKLMCHYCHFSSPIPKICSACQSEVLVGKRIGTMQVLNELEGLLKGAKIAILDKDHTSTPKKLHNILNDFNAQKTNILIGTQMISKGHDYAKVSLAVVLGIDNIIKSNSYRALEEGVSLLYQIAGRSARQISGQVFIQSTETDLLENFLEDYEDFLQYELQERCELYPPFSRLCLLEFKHKNEEKAQQLSLKASQTLSSCLEKGVTLSNFKAPIEKIASSYRYLILLRSKNPLSLIKSVHAFLKTARNIPCSVNMDPVDIF; encoded by the coding sequence ATGTTCTATCACTTGATCGCTCCTTTAAAAAATAAAACCCCCCCTTTAACTTACTTTTCTAAGGAGCGGCACCAAAAAGGAGCGTTAGTCAATATCCATTTAAGGGATAAAACGCTTTTGGGCGTCGTTCTTGAAGAAGTTTCAAAACCCTCTTTTGAATGCCTAGAACTAGAAAAAACCCCTTATTTCTTACTCCCCTTTCAAATAGAACTCGCTGCATTTATCGCTCAATACTACTCGGCTAATCTTTCTTCAGTCTTAAATCTTTTTACCCCTTTTAAAGAATGCGATTTGGTGGGGTTAGAAAAAATTGAGCCTGTTCTTAATGCGTTAAGCCAAACGCAAACAAACGCTTTAAAAGAATTGCAAAAACATTCAGCAAGCTTGCTCTTTGGCGATACGGGTAGCGGGAAAACCGAGATTTATATGCATTCAATCGCTCAAACTTTAGAGCAAAAAAAAAGCGCTCTGTTGTTAGTGCCAGAAATCGCCCTCACCCCTCAAATGCAACAACGCCTTAAAAGGGTTTTTAAAGAAAATTTAGGCTTGTGGCATAGCAAACTCTCTCAAACCCAAAAAAAACAATTTTTAGAAAAGCTTTATTCGCAAGAAATCAAATTAGTGGTAGGCACACGAAGTGCGTTGTTTTTACCCCTTAAGGAGTTGGGTTTAATCATTGTAGATGAAGAGCATGACTTTTCTTATAAATCTCATCAAAGCCCTATGTATAACGCTAGGGATTTATGCTTGTATTTATCCCATAAATTCCCTATTCAAGTGATTTTAGGCTCTGCTACGCCAAGTTTAAATAGTTACAAACGCTTTAAAGATAAGGCTTTGGTGCGCTTAAAGGGGCGCTACACGCCTACGCAAAAAAACATTATTTTTGAAAAAACCGAGCGTTTTATCACGCCCAAACTCCTAGAAGCGCTAAAACAAGTTATAGACAAAAACGAGCAAGCCATTATTTTTGTGCCTACAAGGGCTAATTTCAAAACCTTGCTGTGTCAAAATTGCTATAAAAGCGTTCAATGCCCCTTTTGCAGCGTGAATATGAGTTTGCATTTAAAAACCAACAAACTCATGTGCCATTATTGCCATTTTTCAAGCCCTATCCCTAAAATTTGCAGCGCGTGTCAAAGCGAAGTTTTAGTGGGTAAAAGGATAGGCACCATGCAAGTGTTGAACGAGTTGGAAGGCCTTTTAAAAGGCGCTAAAATAGCCATTTTAGATAAAGATCATACCAGCACGCCAAAAAAACTCCACAATATTTTAAACGATTTCAACGCTCAAAAAACCAATATCTTAATCGGCACTCAAATGATAAGCAAAGGGCATGATTACGCTAAAGTGAGTTTAGCGGTTGTTTTAGGCATAGACAATATCATTAAATCCAATAGTTACAGGGCTTTAGAAGAGGGCGTGTCGTTACTTTATCAAATCGCTGGGAGGAGCGCTAGGCAAATTTCTGGCCAAGTGTTCATTCAAAGCACCGAAACCGATCTATTAGAAAATTTCTTAGAAGATTATGAAGATTTTTTACAATACGAATTGCAAGAAAGGTGCGAACTCTACCCGCCTTTTTCAAGGCTGTGTTTGTTAGAGTTTAAGCATAAAAACGAAGAAAAAGCCCAACAATTGAGCCTAAAAGCCTCTCAAACCCTTTCTTCGTGTTTAGAAAAGGGCGTAACGCTTTCTAACTTTAAAGCCCCCATTGAAAAAATCGCCTCTTCTTATCGCTACCTTATTTTATTGCGTTCCAAAAACCCTTTAAGCCTAATTAAAAGCGTGCATGCGTTTTTAAAAACCGCCCGGAATATCCCTTGTAGCGTGAATATGGATCCTGTGGATATTTTTTAA
- the cheAY2 gene encoding chemotaxis histidine kinase/response regulator CheAY2 — translation MDDLQEIMEDFLIEAFEMNEQLDQDLVELEHNPEDLDLLNRIFRVAHTIKGSSSFLNLNILTHLTHNMEDVLNRARKGEIKITPDIMDVVLRSIDLMKTLLVTIRDTGSDTNNGKENEIEEAVKQLQAITSQNLEGAKETSGTKEASKEEVKKENKEEAKEEIKENKAKAPTAENPASDNPLADEPDLDYTNMSTEEVEAEIERLLNKRQEADKERRAQKKQEEQAKPKQEVTPTKETPKTEAPKAPKAETKAKAKADTEENKAPSIGVEQTVRVDVRRLDHLMNLIGELVLGKNRLIRIYSDVEERYDGEKFLEELNQVVSSISAVTTDLQLAVMKTRMQPVGKVFNKFPRMVRDLSRELGKSIELIIEGEETELDKSIVEEIGDPLIHIIRNSCDHGIEPLEERRRLNKSETGKVQLSAYNEGNHIVIKISDDGKGLDPVMLKEKAIEKGVISERDAEGMSDREAFNLIFKPGFSTAKVVSNVSGRGVGMDVVKTNIEKLNGIIEIDSEVGVGTTQKLKIPLTLAIIQALLVGVQEEYYAIPLSSVLETVRISQDEIYTVDGKSVLRLRDEVLSLVCLSDIFKVDAILESNSDVYVVIIGLADQKIGVIVDYLIGQEEVVIKSLGYYLKNTRGIAGATVRGDGKITLIVDVGAMMDMAKSIKVNITTLMNESENTKSKNSPSDYVVLAIDDSSTDRAIIRKCLKPLGITLLEASNGLEGLEMLKNGDKTPDAILVDIEMPKMDGYTFASEVRKYNKFKNLPLIAVTSRVTKTDRMRGVESGMTEYITKPYSGEYLTTVVKRSIKLEGDQS, via the coding sequence ATGGATGATTTGCAAGAAATAATGGAAGACTTCTTGATTGAAGCCTTTGAAATGAACGAGCAGTTGGATCAGGATTTAGTGGAATTGGAGCATAACCCTGAAGATTTGGACTTGCTCAATCGCATTTTTAGAGTCGCCCACACCATTAAAGGCTCTAGCTCGTTTTTGAATCTTAACATACTCACGCACCTCACGCACAACATGGAAGATGTCTTAAATCGTGCCAGAAAGGGCGAAATTAAAATCACGCCTGATATTATGGATGTCGTATTGCGTTCCATTGATTTGATGAAAACTTTACTCGTAACGATTAGAGATACCGGCTCTGATACCAATAACGGCAAGGAAAACGAGATTGAAGAAGCGGTCAAACAGCTTCAAGCCATTACGAGCCAAAATTTAGAGGGCGCTAAAGAAACTTCAGGGACTAAAGAAGCCTCCAAAGAAGAAGTGAAAAAAGAAAATAAAGAAGAAGCGAAAGAAGAAATTAAAGAAAACAAGGCAAAAGCTCCTACTGCAGAAAACCCCGCAAGCGATAACCCGCTAGCCGATGAGCCGGATTTGGATTATACTAACATGAGCACTGAAGAAGTGGAAGCGGAGATTGAACGGCTGTTGAACAAGCGCCAAGAGGCCGATAAAGAACGAAGAGCTCAAAAAAAGCAAGAAGAACAAGCCAAACCTAAACAAGAAGTTACCCCAACAAAAGAAACCCCCAAAACAGAAGCCCCAAAAGCCCCTAAAGCAGAAACTAAAGCTAAGGCTAAAGCCGATACTGAAGAAAATAAAGCCCCCTCTATTGGCGTGGAGCAAACCGTTAGGGTGGATGTGCGCCGCTTGGATCACTTAATGAATTTGATCGGTGAGCTTGTGTTGGGCAAAAATCGCTTGATTAGAATTTATAGCGATGTGGAAGAACGCTATGATGGGGAAAAGTTTTTAGAGGAATTAAACCAGGTGGTTTCTTCTATTTCAGCGGTAACGACAGACTTGCAACTTGCGGTGATGAAAACCCGTATGCAACCAGTGGGCAAGGTATTCAATAAATTCCCTCGCATGGTAAGGGATTTGAGCCGGGAATTAGGCAAGAGCATTGAGTTAATCATTGAGGGCGAAGAAACCGAATTAGATAAATCCATTGTAGAAGAGATTGGCGATCCGCTCATTCACATTATCCGCAACTCATGCGATCATGGAATTGAGCCTTTAGAAGAAAGAAGAAGACTTAACAAGTCTGAAACCGGTAAAGTGCAATTGAGTGCGTATAATGAGGGTAACCACATTGTGATTAAAATCTCTGATGATGGCAAAGGATTAGACCCTGTGATGCTTAAAGAAAAAGCGATTGAAAAAGGGGTGATTAGTGAAAGAGACGCTGAAGGCATGAGCGATAGGGAAGCGTTTAACCTCATTTTCAAGCCAGGCTTTTCTACTGCAAAAGTCGTTTCCAATGTTTCAGGCAGAGGCGTGGGCATGGATGTGGTGAAAACCAATATTGAAAAGCTCAATGGGATCATTGAAATCGATTCAGAAGTGGGGGTAGGCACGACTCAAAAGCTTAAAATTCCTCTCACTCTGGCTATCATTCAAGCTTTACTCGTGGGCGTTCAAGAAGAATATTACGCTATTCCGCTTTCTTCAGTGTTAGAAACCGTGCGCATCAGCCAGGATGAAATCTACACCGTTGATGGCAAGAGCGTGTTGCGTTTGAGAGATGAGGTGCTTTCTTTGGTGTGTCTTTCTGACATTTTTAAAGTGGATGCTATTTTGGAATCCAACTCGGATGTGTATGTGGTTATCATTGGCTTGGCTGATCAAAAAATTGGCGTGATCGTGGATTATTTAATCGGTCAAGAAGAAGTGGTCATCAAATCTTTAGGTTACTATCTTAAAAACACTAGAGGCATTGCTGGCGCTACGGTGAGAGGCGATGGGAAAATCACTCTCATTGTAGATGTGGGGGCGATGATGGATATGGCAAAAAGCATCAAAGTCAATATCACTACCTTGATGAACGAATCAGAAAACACAAAGAGCAAAAATTCTCCTAGCGATTATGTCGTTTTAGCGATTGATGACAGCAGCACGGATAGAGCGATTATCCGCAAATGTTTAAAACCATTAGGCATCACGCTTTTAGAAGCCTCTAACGGGTTAGAAGGCTTAGAAATGCTTAAAAATGGCGATAAGACCCCGGACGCTATTTTAGTGGATATTGAAATGCCTAAAATGGATGGCTATACTTTCGCTTCTGAAGTGCGTAAATACAATAAATTCAAAAACCTGCCTTTGATTGCAGTAACCAGTCGGGTAACTAAAACCGATAGAATGCGTGGCGTCGAATCCGGCATGACTGAATACATCACCAAACCTTATAGCGGTGAGTATTTAACCACCGTAGTAAAGCGCAGCATTAAATTAGAAGGAGACCAGTCATGA
- a CDS encoding UDP-2,3-diacylglucosamine diphosphatase gives MLETHALKRGAVFISDAHFLPKSPHLINTLKELLSAKPPQVFFMGDIFHVLVGYLPLDKEQQKIIGLVHALSEISQVFYFEGNHDFSMRFVFNSKVVVFERQNQPALFQYDNKRFLLAHGDLFITKAYEFYITQLTSTWARFFLTFLNLLSFKTLYPLFKKLIYQKPVRLWELEPKELQSFIEKRLKAYQNYIKDLNIDSIDGIIEGHFHLKSGAKIPLNAPIYCPLPSFYYEQSLFKVSSSILEPSQNKDA, from the coding sequence ATGCTAGAAACTCATGCGCTTAAACGCGGGGCTGTTTTTATCTCTGATGCGCATTTTTTGCCTAAAAGCCCTCATTTAATCAATACGCTTAAAGAACTTTTAAGCGCCAAACCCCCACAAGTCTTTTTCATGGGCGATATTTTCCATGTTCTTGTGGGCTATTTACCCCTAGATAAAGAGCAGCAAAAAATCATTGGTTTAGTCCATGCGTTAAGCGAAATTTCACAAGTCTTTTATTTTGAAGGCAACCATGATTTTTCCATGCGTTTTGTATTCAATTCCAAAGTGGTGGTTTTTGAGCGCCAAAACCAGCCCGCATTATTCCAATACGATAACAAACGCTTTTTACTGGCCCATGGGGATTTATTCATCACTAAAGCGTATGAATTTTACATCACGCAGCTCACTTCCACTTGGGCTAGATTTTTTCTAACTTTTTTAAATTTATTAAGTTTTAAAACCTTATACCCCCTTTTTAAAAAACTCATTTATCAAAAACCCGTCCGCCTTTGGGAATTAGAGCCAAAAGAATTGCAATCTTTTATTGAAAAGCGCCTAAAAGCCTATCAAAACTACATTAAAGATCTTAACATTGATAGCATTGACGGCATTATAGAGGGGCATTTTCATCTCAAAAGCGGTGCAAAAATCCCATTGAATGCGCCTATTTATTGCCCGCTGCCTTCCTTTTATTACGAACAAAGCCTTTTTAAGGTATCATCAAGCATTTTAGAACCATCTCAAAATAAGGACGCCTAA
- the cheV3 gene encoding chemotaxis protein CheV3, which produces MAEKTANDLKLSEIELVDFRIYGMQEGVPYEGIYGINVAKVQEIIPMPTLFEYPTNLDYIIGVFDLRSTIIPLIDLAKWIGIVPDKSRENEKIVIITEFNNVKMGFLVHSARRIRRISWKDVEPASFSASNNINKENITGTTRIENDKTLLILDLESILDDLKLNEDAKNTKDAPKERFEGEVLFLDDSKTARKTLKNHLSKLGFSITEAVDGEDGLNKLEMLFKKYGDDLRKHLKFIISDVEMPKMDGYHFLFKLQEDPRFAYIPVIFNSSICDNYSAERAKEMGAVAYLVKFDAEKFTEEISKILDKNA; this is translated from the coding sequence ATGGCAGAAAAAACAGCTAACGATTTAAAATTGAGTGAGATAGAACTCGTGGATTTTCGTATTTATGGCATGCAAGAGGGCGTCCCTTATGAAGGGATTTATGGCATCAATGTGGCTAAAGTCCAAGAAATCATCCCCATGCCCACCCTTTTTGAATACCCCACGAATTTAGATTACATTATCGGCGTGTTTGATTTGCGCTCCACGATCATCCCGCTTATAGACTTGGCTAAATGGATAGGTATTGTCCCAGATAAAAGCAGAGAAAACGAAAAAATCGTCATTATCACTGAATTTAACAATGTTAAAATGGGCTTTTTAGTCCATTCCGCTAGGCGTATCAGACGCATCAGTTGGAAAGATGTGGAGCCTGCATCCTTTAGCGCATCTAATAACATCAATAAAGAAAATATCACCGGCACGACACGCATTGAAAACGACAAAACCCTGCTCATTTTGGATTTAGAAAGCATTTTAGACGATTTAAAGCTTAATGAAGACGCTAAAAACACTAAAGATGCCCCTAAAGAGCGTTTTGAAGGCGAAGTGTTGTTTTTAGACGATAGCAAGACCGCAAGAAAAACCTTAAAAAACCATTTGAGTAAATTGGGTTTTAGCATCACTGAAGCTGTGGATGGGGAAGACGGGTTGAACAAATTAGAAATGTTATTCAAAAAATACGGGGATGATTTGAGGAAACATTTGAAATTCATTATTTCAGATGTTGAAATGCCTAAAATGGATGGCTATCATTTCTTATTCAAGCTCCAAGAAGACCCCAGATTTGCTTATATTCCTGTGATTTTTAATTCTTCTATTTGCGATAATTATAGCGCTGAAAGGGCTAAAGAAATGGGGGCTGTAGCGTATTTAGTCAAGTTTGACGCAGAAAAATTCACCGAAGAAATTTCTAAGATTTTAGACAAGAATGCGTAA
- the tpx gene encoding thiol peroxidase — MQKVTFKEETYQLEGKALKVGDKAPDVKLVNGDLQEVNLLKQGTRFQVISALPSLTGSVCLLQAKRFNEQAGKLPSVSFSVISMDLPFSQGQICGAEGIKDLRILSDFRYKAFGENYGVLLGKGSMQGLLARSVFVLDGKGVVIYKEIVQNILEEPNYEALLKVLE; from the coding sequence ATGCAAAAAGTTACTTTTAAAGAAGAAACATACCAATTAGAAGGGAAAGCCTTAAAAGTGGGCGATAAAGCTCCTGATGTGAAATTGGTAAATGGCGATTTGCAAGAAGTCAATTTATTGAAGCAAGGCACGCGTTTTCAAGTCATTAGCGCGCTTCCTAGCTTAACCGGATCGGTTTGCTTGCTCCAAGCCAAACGCTTCAATGAGCAAGCTGGCAAACTGCCTTCTGTGAGTTTTAGCGTGATTTCTATGGACTTACCTTTTTCTCAAGGGCAAATTTGTGGTGCTGAAGGCATTAAGGACTTAAGGATTTTAAGCGATTTTAGGTATAAGGCTTTTGGGGAAAATTACGGCGTGCTGTTAGGCAAAGGCTCTATGCAAGGCTTACTCGCTCGATCGGTGTTTGTTCTTGATGGTAAGGGAGTGGTCATCTATAAAGAAATCGTTCAAAACATTTTAGAAGAGCCTAATTATGAAGCGCTTTTAAAAGTGTTGGAATAG
- a CDS encoding YggS family pyridoxal phosphate-dependent enzyme, whose product MKDYSQRIDTLIAKIEKARTAYSRHHIVKIVAVSKNASLKAIQHYYDCSQRAFGENKVQDLKMKMHSLEHLPLEWHMIGSLQENKINALLRLKPALLHSLDSLKLALKIEKRCEILGVNLNALLQVNSAYEKSKSGVVPEETLEIYAQISETCKHLKLKGLMCIGAHADDEKEIEKSFITTKKLFDRLKNASVLSMGMSSDFELAIACGANLLRIGSFLFKE is encoded by the coding sequence ATGAAAGATTATAGCCAAAGGATTGATACCCTCATCGCAAAAATAGAAAAGGCTCGCACCGCCTATTCAAGGCATCATATTGTAAAAATCGTAGCTGTTTCAAAAAACGCTTCCCTAAAAGCTATCCAACATTACTATGACTGCTCTCAAAGGGCTTTTGGAGAAAATAAAGTTCAAGATTTAAAAATGAAAATGCATTCTTTAGAGCATTTACCCCTTGAATGGCACATGATAGGCTCTTTACAAGAGAATAAAATCAATGCGCTTTTGCGTTTAAAACCCGCTCTTTTGCATTCTTTAGACTCCTTAAAACTCGCTTTGAAGATAGAAAAGCGTTGCGAAATATTGGGCGTCAATTTAAACGCTCTTTTACAAGTTAATAGCGCGTATGAGAAAAGCAAAAGCGGGGTGGTGCCTGAAGAAACGCTAGAAATTTATGCTCAAATCAGTGAAACTTGCAAGCACCTCAAACTTAAAGGGCTTATGTGTATAGGGGCTCATGCTGATGATGAAAAGGAAATTGAAAAATCCTTTATCACCACCAAAAAGCTTTTTGACCGATTAAAGAATGCGAGCGTTCTTTCAATGGGTATGAGCAGTGATTTTGAATTAGCGATTGCTTGCGGGGCGAATCTTTTAAGGATTGGCTCTTTTTTGTTTAAAGAGTAA
- the cmoA gene encoding carboxy-S-adenosyl-L-methionine synthase CmoA → MKDTLFNQSLNKRFCFDEKVAHVFDDMLERSIPYYHEMLDLGAYFIAQNLKENIHAKPLIYDLGCSTGNFFIALNQQIQQDIELVGIDNSMPMLKKAQEKLKDFNNARFECMDFLEVEFKEASAFSLLFVLQFVRPMQREVLLKKIYNSLALNGVLLVGEKIMSEDRILDKQMIELYYLYKQNQGYSHNEIAFKREALENVLVPYSLKENVALLESVGFKHVEALFKWVNFTLLVARKT, encoded by the coding sequence ATGAAAGACACTCTGTTTAACCAATCTCTAAACAAACGCTTTTGTTTTGATGAGAAAGTCGCCCATGTTTTTGATGACATGCTGGAGCGCTCCATTCCCTATTACCATGAGATGTTGGATTTGGGGGCGTATTTTATCGCTCAAAATTTAAAAGAAAATATCCATGCTAAGCCCTTGATTTATGATTTGGGCTGTTCTACCGGAAACTTTTTTATTGCGCTTAACCAACAAATCCAACAAGATATTGAGCTTGTAGGGATTGACAATTCCATGCCCATGCTTAAAAAAGCGCAAGAAAAATTAAAAGATTTTAACAATGCCCGTTTTGAATGCATGGATTTTTTAGAGGTTGAGTTTAAAGAAGCGAGCGCGTTTTCATTGCTTTTTGTGCTGCAATTTGTCCGCCCCATGCAAAGAGAGGTGTTGCTCAAAAAGATTTATAACAGCCTTGCGTTGAATGGGGTTTTATTGGTGGGCGAAAAGATCATGAGCGAAGACAGGATATTAGACAAGCAAATGATAGAGCTATACTACCTTTATAAACAAAATCAAGGCTATAGTCACAATGAAATCGCTTTCAAAAGGGAAGCGTTAGAAAATGTGCTTGTGCCTTATAGTTTAAAAGAAAATGTCGCTCTTTTAGAAAGTGTGGGGTTTAAGCATGTGGAAGCGCTGTTTAAATGGGTAAATTTCACGCTACTAGTCGCCAGAAAAACTTAA
- a CDS encoding SPOR domain-containing protein, with translation MQKNILKMTLLLVFLFLRNAVGLEDKKADLKSVPNTPKNLPPIQLRLDQAYDDLIKILDNMGKSTQYEFPKIKEILEQSEEEWLKVAHEECVALMMLISPKASIENSPIYQNCYEAYVKQRIHDLYDFYIESKKVKRKIKKAHQHALALNESKPLTKELPKNENKKSLIKPSLKDASMPKGYYLQMGAFLNVPSKDFLQTLKTFPYQMEKKESLTHYFIGPYKTKEEALKQLEKALKSFKNRPVLVEK, from the coding sequence ATGCAAAAAAATATATTAAAAATGACTCTGTTGTTGGTTTTCCTCTTTTTAAGAAACGCTGTTGGTTTAGAGGACAAAAAAGCAGATCTTAAAAGCGTTCCAAATACGCCTAAAAATTTACCCCCTATCCAATTAAGGCTCGATCAAGCCTACGATGATCTTATCAAAATATTAGACAATATGGGAAAAAGCACGCAGTATGAGTTCCCTAAAATTAAAGAAATTCTGGAGCAAAGCGAAGAAGAATGGCTCAAAGTCGCCCATGAAGAATGCGTGGCGTTGATGATGCTAATAAGCCCTAAAGCTTCTATTGAAAATAGCCCGATTTATCAGAATTGCTATGAAGCTTATGTGAAGCAAAGAATCCATGATTTATATGATTTTTATATAGAAAGCAAAAAGGTGAAAAGAAAAATCAAGAAAGCCCATCAGCATGCGCTTGCTCTTAATGAATCCAAACCCCTAACCAAAGAGCTGCCTAAAAACGAGAATAAAAAGAGCTTAATAAAACCTAGCTTAAAAGATGCAAGTATGCCTAAAGGATATTACTTGCAAATGGGGGCTTTTTTGAACGTGCCCAGTAAGGATTTTTTGCAAACGCTCAAAACTTTCCCTTACCAAATGGAGAAAAAAGAATCTCTCACGCATTATTTTATTGGCCCTTATAAAACGAAAGAAGAAGCCCTAAAACAGCTTGAAAAAGCGCTCAAAAGCTTTAAAAATAGGCCTGTATTAGTGGAAAAGTAA